The DNA region ttttattttttgagccTTTTAAAGTTACATATTttctcatttatttaatttgaaaacatgtttatttatttttaatgagaacagaaaaaacaaatgttgaaatttctctttgctaatatttttttcaatttttcaaaattataaacaaaaagggaaaaacagcattccttttttcattattttttttattgcacatatattttttagctTCTTGGTTGTTAATATTttctcatttattaatttaaaaatacctttttttttacatttaaaacacAGAAAAGCAGAAAATATGACATTCTTTATTGTATTTCTTtaagaaaaaatgtatatactgtaattttcgcatcATAAGACacgcctgactataagccgcaacccaccaaatttgacacaaaaacggcattttctcatagataagctgcaccagactataagccgcagcctctCTTCACTGTaccccacctgctgtcaacagtgttgttgtccaacatgcctcttagcatgcattgcagcactacagatgtgaatatcaaaattcatgttctgtgctaattatttcttcaattactgttctAGCTGTTCcattatttgctagttatggaatttggtaacactttatttaaaacTGGTGCCATtagactatcataagaccaaatgaaccgccaagaagctttgcagccaatcggtTCAAGGcttgaagaagcttcatttgaccatcactgctcccttgggggagacagtcaaacctttgctgccacctgctatcaacactgttgttatcaaacatgcctcctagcatgcattgcgccactacagatgtaaacaatcaaaattcatgttctgtgccaattatttcttcagttactgttctagttgtttttttaattgttagttatggtattttgtaacacttaatttgacagtggcgccataaaactgtcagtagacaatcataattattaaagatacacgataatatcggtcaccgataattatcggccgataacggcaattatgacgtcacacagataatccagataataaaaaaattcaaccgataatgcaatccgataattatatacttgatttagcctccaaatgtgcgcaaccgaagaattcagcacgccgcctcctcaacccctcccctctctgaagcccctgagggaggaggggttgaggaggcagagttacacgacaagaagtagttgaatattatggcggctgttactaaaaaaacgacgctctcgccatctgcgaaacatgtaccgtagaagttccaggcagaaagaaagcgtcctcattcaaaaccactaacccagcagccgttTAAAACTgcgtcacaaagatttttggaacgaatacgaggctgctgttagcgggaatgctaaggctattgtaaacacaagctaaactacggggcttgtgacaatacagagtcgggctgtttggggaTGCAGCCCAAGGAGGGTGGTAAAtttgcatctaaggctaaacaccggcacgactgtagaccgatagtcggcaagtagccgtcttccgacggagcccgctgctctggccggtccggcaggctgcCTCGCCGTAGGCGGGGCAGGCCGGGCCGAGCCGAGCCCGATTTCCCGGcttcgggacctccggcgaacaccccggtttctcgagcgttcccccacggcgtgcgagcagagccaggacccgaatacgccacGGCGAACCAgtcggggcgggcggattatccggtacgaacgtagttgccgccgccgagacgagacgcggtttgttttttttatcgaaATGttccgagaaccaaagccctggataaaaaaataatgcagtttataggaccaccattcttcatgaaaaagtgatgtccagtaagcaaacttatcatgacggcacagtggttcgaTGATAAtttaacatggagaaaacgaagtcagccagccaataatgcattcagtatgtaaaatgacgagcggtcagatgactttgtaacgctgcctttattttcggcttaacaaaactcaggcacaaaacaacacgcacgcagATGCGAGCTCCAAATCCGTCCAAATAGtcctgccgtgtatcagtttagctgctgtaaagcaaatgtcgcgaaagccgcaaatgtaaacaaagcgctgcagaatgggtacatgacatctcgctcttttgagttaatcattttcacagcgtgcaacaaagcatataacattagcaatcacttttcaaattatttaacttatttctctgatcaattacagtcacagtgcataatcaaattcttaaatcaacattctgtagccacaaatattattcaaaatctttccttcttccaagtttttgtttttttaggattaagtataataatgtattgcttaaaacaaggctgttaagattattttcagatagctatttttcttccaagaaatctgagagaaatacaattgaagcgatggcagataatttcacttattgccaatagatttacacttaaaactgactagttttaaggaggtgtgttttgcagtgtattaatgttatatatgttaggaatggcttatttttaaaggcatttttgtgcaacttaggtatttactctgtaagtaattgttgccaaaagtttaccattacacaatgttagacaatctgtcattatttagatgtttgaattgacgacttgttcatattttatgttgaaaaaaagagcaataaattatatttttgcacagtaatattttcttttgtgtattttacataaatcttttaatagaattatcggcttgacattatcggttatcggttggaatgaggaggaaattatcggttatcggtatcggttgaaaaatgtattatcgtgcatcactaataattatgcatgacactgtcatgagcattaatgaatgcttatagcagatgtcatttcgtgttatccggcaaaataccttacttttgaatgtatgtaaaagatccgagctggacataaatggagttagtaacataatttgctggatgacacttaatgacatctgtcataagcattcagtaatgccaatgatagtgtggtgtcataattatgatggtctttttccagtcttatgatgccgctgtcaaataaagtgttacctattaaccccccccaaaaaaaataaataggccgcaggattcaaaatgtagGAAAAAAGCAgttgcttatagtccgaaaattatggtatgtgtatatatatatatatatttggttcATATTTAATTAGATTTTcacattaaaataattttttaaataatcactGAATATTGATCAAATTTGTAATACTTGTCATTTTCGCAGGGgatatgattaaaaaaactattatTAGTTAATTCAGTCCGACTTACCCGCAGCTTGAATCTGCTTGCACATGTCATCGATGCAGCTGTGCAGCCTGTCGAAGGCGCACACCAGGCAAGCGATGGCTTCCTTGCTGAACAGCATGCGGTCCTGCAGGTGCAGCGCCATCTCCTCTTCCGTGCTGTGCTCCAGTGTAACCAAGAAACCTTTGGCGCTCTCGGTCAAGGGAACCGGTGGGGGTGGCGGCGCAGCTTCTACATACATCCAAGCGTTATTCCATTTGTTTGGTCAGAAAGGGAAGATTTTAACCAAACATTTAACCTGCAGTGGGTTGCCGCGGAGCTTCTGTGGGTGTTAACTGTTCCGATCCATCAGACGGTGGAGGGTGTTGCGGAGTCTCCTGATGTCCGTCTTTGGCCACTTCATCTGGCTGCAGAtgctcgagctgtttggcctcaTTCTGCGCCTCGGGAAGGGGCGGCGGAGGGGCACCGGATGTTGGCGAGGACAGACTGACGGCGTCTACATCCATGGGTGAGGGATCCGTAAGAGGAGCAGGTGGGGGAACTGGGGTTGACGGCGCTGTGGTCTCCGGTTCAATGTGATTGCGCAGAATTTGGACTTTGTCTTCCAACTGGGATAAAGATGTTTTTCAAGTCACTAGTGCTAAACGACTAAAAATCATAGAGTAAGAAAAAGTTGTCCCAAAATTCTCAAAAACTGTTTCGCTGATTTCTGTAGTAGTCAATCATTTAAAACACTGAactaaaaattttcaaaatcttcattgttttatctattttttgttgtgatttatttttttttatattaaataagTGTATATTTTTTAGTCACataagaacttttttttaatctttccaGCTGTATTGTCAAGCTCATACTAATAAAAGTGTCATTAGCTAATTAGTTAACTCATCATAAAATAATGTGATTAATCCACAATCAAAATAACAATTTGTGGCAGCCCCAACAGTGTCTTTATGTGCTTTAGATACcggtaataatttttttgtatcaTATTACCTCTGACCAATAACGGTTAACAATCAGCAGGGTGGTGTCATCCGTCGCTTGCCTCTTTTCCAGTTTCTCGATTTTCTCTCGTAACTCATCCTCCATCGCTTGCCGTTGCTCCAAGCGCTCGCTcagctttttatttttaaactgaaTCACCTTCATGTCCATTTCCTCCTGCGCATCAAGAAAGATTTTAAGTGACTTATCTTAActcactgactgccattgacaatgatgtcCATCATGGACCTTGGTCTTCACAACTTTTACAGTGCAGCATTCATTTCTTGCAAGAccctccagttcaaatagattggaggtCTAACACTGTTAGCGGCAACGAACCAGTTAAGTATGGTGCGATTTGTAAACCAGCTCACCGTCGATGAGACTCCGGCGATGCGGATGGGCTCGATGAGAGTGGTCGTGGTCTTCTCCTCCTTTTTGCTTTTCTTCTCAGGTGGGCCAGGAGGACTGTCTCCCCCGGAGGGACGCTTCCCTCCTCCGACACCTGACATCTTGGCTTCCCCTGCGTGAAAGGAAACGTATTGAACATATTCGGGCTGAAACGATTACACGAATAATTCGAGTTACTCGATTTTGAAAATAAAGGAATTTtctccgcctcgaggaatcgtttaattttactagctgcaagcatgatgttttgcccaaactacttttaatgcggcacaacgcgctgacatcACGTGCGTACAGAAAAAAGAGAGAGGCAGCGGATacgtttgatttcaaccacgcatgaatatagaggtaacgacGAAGAAGCTGAGGAAAGCCAACAGAAATGCACCAAGacatagcagaaaatgtcaaaagtgtgggagcatttcaagctggagaccaaggcgaacaccgttttatgtattcactgtaagacagcgcttgcataacactaccCCACCCGGCCCCGGCTACCCGCTGACGCTACCGCCCCCAAAACCCGGGCGACCTGCCCGCCTATCACCgctccaccgaaggcacccAGTTTACTCAAGACACGGTAAAATTAAGTAACGTAGCGCGAATAAATAGGATTaatgttactgtaccttgctaacgtaactagggctgcagctatcgaatattttagtaatagagtagtcgactgaaaattcaatcgattaatcggataaaacatttttttttaggtaaagagcaattatacatatagatgagaaaacaagacacttcatgtaatattgaaccattttcagtcaatgtctttattttcaatgtacattgttgaaaacagccaacaattgcatctcacatgtgactaaaaaaaaaactagttcactgctttcactccaaatacttttagatcttataaaaaaaaatatatatttcttacctaaaaatgtcatgacgcttgataacacacatgaattaaaagttaggtgtttttcctacgtgtttcaattgaatttccacttgtgtcaagctataaatTCTAGTTAAATGAGTCTAAACTAAGTCTTTATAggatttgagtttttgcagtgttcaaaataaatgctgtgctgtattggagcacattaggcaccagtgctacttggtgttttatccagcaatgactactgagctaaaattgacagttagcattattatgtttttattttacaccctaatcactctacagcgctgttttcacagattaaataaagcctgtatgtaagagttagccacgcagcgacagtggtcataatgaatagaaacctagcccttcgCAGGGacaacgtgagcgagtgacagtaacattaatcttatttatgagcgctcagaagtgtactgctttaagatggcagctgtttcatTAACGCCTCCGAAtcggtcattttgcatctagttctacgtacgtgatatctatgacacgcatcagacgctacctgctaggctgctaccaccgtagcaacatgcgggcgtagtttttagcaacatcggcgcagtttgtaaaggctgtcggctgcagtaaggtattttttaattgcttcttcctctacgcacgtgacgtcagcgcgttgtcccgcattaaaagtagtccgggcaagacGTGattcttagagctggcaaaattaaacgattcctcgaagtGAATAaacttactcggatcagtttttaaactcgagttactcgagttgctcgagtattcgtttcagttctaaacgtaacgttagccctgccgaGGGCGAAGTTtccattaattatgactactgtcgatgcgtggttactttgtctttcatacaggctttatttaatctgtaaaaacagagcactgtagagtgatgagggtgcaaaataaaaacataataaagcagtTAATTTTAGttcagtagtcattgatggCTAAAACACCCTTAAATTgaactaaaacttaaaaatagcttgacacatggaaattaaattaaaacgtgggaaaaacacctaacatttaagtgatgtgtgttatcaagcataatgacattttaggtaagaaataagattttttttaaataagatcttaagttttttgagtgagagcagtgaatttgttgggTGGGGTGGGGTTTCTAGTCATGCCTGAGATGCAatttttggctgttttcaacaatgtacaatgtggtacctcgacatacggtcgcttcaacacacgatcttttcgacacccgacgtaaaatttgactcgccatttgtttacatccgacgacatgctcaaaacatgacgacatgacagcaccgcagacggacgcgcagcggattttcttgtgtgagaaatcaacacaggtttcaaaaatgttggtacaggtggtgaaaaggaggaaaaaggtgacgcttacctgctaaatgaagatgcaaattatagaaaaatatgagcgtggggttcgcatccgtgaactggctaaacaatacatctccacggtcctcctccaaccaccgtccgccagtctttataagttaagctgacaattattattgtgctaacatcgccaaagaaattgccagcttcatcacgtttttatcatttatttcacaacttattcaacacataaTGCCTCCTAACCACcaaagttgacggtgttctcaagaaaacattgaaagtgaaactctcaaGCTCATAGTTCTCgggcgcggtgcgttcaggtacagcaaaaaaaacgtccgccacattagaacccgattcgttatattattacaataataataataattattattattacattactCCGATTTGtacttataatttatttgttttgctatgtgtaattgccatttgtaatagtatcagcagtatttattaaggatttagtgtaggtttttgggctgtggaacgaattaatggaattacaaggtattcctatgggaaaatcctgctcgacatacgaccatttcgacttacaaacaaggtcctggaacgaattaactcgtatgaagaggtaccactgtacatctaaaataaagacattgtctaaaaatggttcaatatgaggggaaatgtcttgttttctcgagtatatacatatacaattgctctttacctaaaaaatatgttttatcaaattactcaaattaaattttcagtagaatactcgattaatAAAATATTGGTAGCTGCAGTCCTAATATATCGAAATATAAATATTCAAGGATTAATAAAGCAACACGGCGTAATaatatttttcccaaaaattcaAGGAATAAATCTAATCTTGTCTTGTAAATATGCGTGAAATACGGctttaaagaaaaacaaatgaatatcGTTTAGCTTactcttcattcgccccattCGCCAAAGCAAGCTAGGCTAACGCTAATAGCTCTTCCTCCAAAGCACTTAAATTTAGAGTTACCGGCGTCGTACACTTACAAATAATATAGtttctaatgttaattaaggctaACTAAATATTCTTACGTCTCTATCTACATTACAAACCTTCTCAGGAGCGAATTGCTGAAACACTTCAAGACATCGGAGCAGCTAGCGGAAGTGGCGACGCGGACTTCCGCTCAGGAGATTCACCGACGAGTAAAATTgttattactaattaattaattatttttacttaagcggaattaattaattttgtgtggaaaaaatatttgaaattataataaatatcaaaataaaataaaaataaataataaatgtaactCCGGCCACGCGAGGGCGGTAccactgtcaaaaaaacaacaacaacgagCAAATCGAACAGTTCCGAGGAATGCGGACAGAATGTTATCCCTTTCCAAACATTGTATCATTTTTGGCCTGACTCTTTTGGGAAACCACCGTCAGTGACGTGCGTAATGTGATAGCTTTCTATTAGCTTTGTCGTATCACACTGCAGCTTTTTGGCCACCCTTCACGGTTGTTGTTACCGTTCTGTCATACATGGTGAGTACTGAATACCTTCACACGGTCAATGAACTGCGGCTTACAGTCTACTACAGTGCTTTATATTTGTAAAAATGTCTTCTTTTAAACACGTGTAAGCTTTGATAACAGCAAGCAGCACACGTACATTCTTCCGTACTCTACTACACAAACACTTCCCTGTCCTTGCTTCAGTTCCTGTTATTGAATGTTGCCTTGAAGTTGAACTCTGACTACCTGTTTGTTGTCCAAAGAGTCACTTCCGGTCAAAATGACTAAAGACATTGTGCTTGGAGATGACCTGCCGGACTGGGTGGGTGCCAAGGAGTTTTACCAGAAGTATGACCCTAAAGAGGTGATTGGCCGGTGAGTTCTTTGGAAAACTGAACAGATAAAATACTACAAAAATGGCTCCCAGTTgtcattttggatacatttttgtcttttttggtgtcagtggcgtaagcagCGTGGTGCGCAGGTGCGTCCATAGACACACTGGGCAAGAGCtggctgtcaaaatcatcgaGATCACTGCTGAGAAGATGACCATCCAGCAACTGGAGGAGGTGAAGACCTCCACGCTTAAGGAGATCCAAGTCCTCAATATGGTTAAGGGCCACTCGTCCATCAGTATGTTCGCAATTTGATGGTAtaaaacaggtgtcaaactcatttttatcACCGGACAATTTGTTATGATTTCTTTTTCGCTAACCCAAATTCATTATCGTCACTTAATATTACTCACACAGCAAAGTGAATGATACCTGGTTATAGAGTAAGCTCGAGCTATGACTTAATTtcaatgtcaatgcattgactttgattGGAACGTAGCCCCTGCCAACATGGCTGCCCTGTGGCCATGTTAATTGGTGCGATGAAAAGTCGTTTCGTGCTTCTGCGGTGAACTGAAACGAGGTTAacacaagtagacgtccaatccatctgagctgggagggtggcaggaattcATTCACAGCAGAAGTAGCCATGATATTTTTCAGTGCCTTTTTTACTGAAAGGGAACAAATGTCTCGTGCCTTCAATAGCAGGCAAGGAAAATGTAAACATATCCTGCATTGCTATCAAGTGTAGGGCAAAATCAAATTCACCCCATGATAACGAATTTTTGTGgtagtgcaaaaaaacaaaacaaaacaaaaaaacgtatcGATCCGGAATATCGTTTCAGGATACAACACTTCAGTTTTGGTTCTTCTAACCCCAAATCTGCGTATCGGAATACACATGTATCGTATTactcagtgttgtcagtaacgcgttactgtaatctgattactttctttcggtaacaagcaatctaacgcgttcatttttccaaacaagtaatctgattaaagttagtttccttagtgtttgTGCCTGTGTCTATTTAGTTATTGCCTaaaatatgtagaatgaagactattgtagtcatgtacgaagagcatttctaaTTGAAAATGTTAGGTTCCCATCCTCTCACGACGGGTTCGTTTCCATGATAACTACTCACCGttgcttcctgttttggtcttgagTCACATTCaccaagtgttttgggactgagaaaggcgtgacGAAAGCGGGGTGCATATTCAAGCAGAGAGCAGCCaactgttgagatgtgcgagggaatgttgatctgtgtgcgtccatgaatggaTGAGAGTAttcttccttcattctggagggttttaGTGATAGGTTGAAGCCGCACAACCAGCCATGCATGCACAGCCAATTCGTAGCTTGGCCGTTGTAACGGCgggtagtcatcgctccaagtcggCAAGCATTGTtgacatcatattcgtgttgcacatttatgccatgaGTTGAcgtgtttagcatctttgggatgtgttgtaaatcCAATTGATGGTAAAGTTCTtatttgccgccacgttttgtggccaaattgagttAATCGTGTGTGTATGAAGTACTTCCTGGTTGTGCGCGCGCATTTGCGCCTGCCAccacttttgtgtttatttcacaattcagttgtgtgttgttgattattgtacagtcaatttgcattgttttacattggcactgagatGCTGTTAACCCAATAcgcgaagttcagaattttttacatttagctgaatctttgagttagtgggggtttaattagtcgctagagttgatttcaacaaattccatgcagtttgtcagttatttgttagtttcagggctcctgtgtggataagctagcgcgagtcactggtagttgaaattaactccatcaactaccgtaattttcaactataagccactactttttcccctgattttgaatcctgcagcttatagtccaatgcgctttatttgttgatttgtttgggttaataggtaacactttatttgacagtggtgtcataagacagccataagacagtcataattataacatggcatcaatgaatgcttatgacagatgtcattaagtgtcattcagcaaattatgtcactaactccatttatgtccagctcggctcttttacatccattcaaaagggagataatttgccggatgacacaaaatgacatccgtcataggcattcattaatgctaatggcagtgtcatgtcataattatgatggtcttatgacagtctgacGGCACcactgtgaaataaagtgttaccaaattccataactagcaattcatgaaacaactagaactgtaactgaagaaataattagcacagaacatgaattttgatttgttatttacatctgtagcgctgcaatgcatgctaggaggcatgttggacgacaacagtgttgacagcaggtggcagcagaggttgactgtctcccccaagagaacagtgatggccaaatgaagcttcttgaagcagtgaAAGTGGttcaatggtggttcatttggtcttatgacagtcatttgGGTCTtacgatgccgctgtcaaataaagtgttacgggttgatatcttttggtgttaatatcccataatacagtgaggacagctgcagcttatagtccagtgcggcttatctatgaagaaatgccgttttcgtgtcaaatttggtgggtggcggcttatagtcaggtgcaccttataatgcgaaaattacggtagttaaacccccgctaactcgaagattaatccttatgtgaaaaattctgatctactTCTTTAGGCAAttattgtcattcttatgttgaggcaggaaagggagaaaaattggtaaaaaagtaACCAATAAATTGCttttaaagtaatttagttactttgataatactcagtaataaatgactttttcaagtaatctgtgacaacactgttaaTATGTCTACTATTGAATGGTGATGGCAATACCCAGCCCTAACCTGTGGGAACCCATTTTTTGGCGTTTAAGCACAAAACATGACATTGATGCACATGATTTGCTTTTACGGGCCAGATCTGGGTTTTGAGTTCGACACCTGTGGTTTCAAATATTATGCTTTAAGAGTAAAAGCAATTCTCTCACTTAGTTACACTCATCGATTCCTATGAGTCTGCAACCTTCATCTTCCTGGTGTTTGACCTGTGAGTAGAACCAATTTATTCCTGAAGAAGCAAAACCTGAACTAAAGAAAAACCTTTTCTTGACAGCATGAGGCGAGGGGAGCTGTTTGACTACCTCACGGAAAAAGTGACGCTGAGCGAGAAGGAAACAAGGTGAGTTTTTGCCATGTACGTTTTTGAAACGCGCTTCCAGAATCCGACCGttattttacgttgaaattcaggAGCATGATGCGAGCTCTGCTAGAAGCGGTGCGCTACCTGCACTCTCTCCACATCGTCCACCGCGACCTTAAACCGGAGAACATTCTGCTGGACGACCAAGGACACATTAAACTGTCTGACTTCGGTTTCTCGGTGCAGCTGCAACCTGGCGAAAAACTCAGAGGTATTTGCGGGAGTGTTTCTATTTGATTGACGGGTGATGATCAATTTGTAAATTCTGTTTTTGTGATTAGAGCTTTGTGGAACACCTGGATATTTAGCTCCCGAAATACTGAAATG from Corythoichthys intestinalis isolate RoL2023-P3 chromosome 21, ASM3026506v1, whole genome shotgun sequence includes:
- the phkg2 gene encoding phosphorylase b kinase gamma catalytic chain, liver/testis isoform yields the protein MTKDIVLGDDLPDWVGAKEFYQKYDPKEVIGRGVSSVVRRCVHRHTGQELAVKIIEITAEKMTIQQLEEVKTSTLKEIQVLNMVKGHSSIITLIDSYESATFIFLVFDLMRRGELFDYLTEKVTLSEKETRSMMRALLEAVRYLHSLHIVHRDLKPENILLDDQGHIKLSDFGFSVQLQPGEKLRELCGTPGYLAPEILKCSMDEMHPGYGKEVDLWACGVILFTLLAGSPPFWHRKQMLMLRMIMEGRYKFGSPEWDDRSDTVKDLISRLLVVDASARLTAEQALTHPFFRQYQKEDVRRFSPRKSFRVLIVTVLACIRMFGRYRRARPLTREVLARDPYSLRGVRKLIDGCAFRIYGHWVKKGEQQNRAALFQNTAKVMLLELEDFEN